In Methanocaldococcus lauensis, a single genomic region encodes these proteins:
- a CDS encoding OB-fold nucleic acid binding domain-containing protein: MKLNEKNIILFALTCFVILSTTYLFLNPIQPKESKICDIKEGDYVIIKGYIQDLKLKRDKYRHVINISRIVINDGTGNLDIVAFGKTREDLLNYILSYNPMIKEGDYVEVRGKVTVYNGKYQIILGNINNFKLIEKRNFNRDIYLSPTPTNIYASKYGKKYHTLNNCPYGKRLKESNIIYFYSEEDAKALGYEKCKWCESHETSK, translated from the coding sequence ATGAAACTAAATGAGAAAAATATAATCCTTTTTGCTTTAACTTGTTTTGTAATTCTATCTACTACATATCTATTTTTAAACCCTATACAACCAAAAGAAAGTAAAATATGTGATATTAAAGAAGGGGACTATGTTATTATAAAAGGATATATCCAAGATTTAAAATTAAAGAGAGACAAATATAGGCATGTAATTAATATTTCAAGAATCGTAATAAATGATGGAACTGGAAACTTAGATATTGTAGCGTTTGGTAAAACAAGAGAGGATTTATTAAATTATATATTGAGTTATAATCCAATGATTAAAGAAGGGGATTATGTAGAAGTTAGAGGAAAGGTTACAGTATATAATGGAAAATATCAAATTATTTTAGGTAATATTAATAACTTTAAACTAATTGAAAAGAGAAACTTTAATAGAGACATTTATCTATCTCCAACTCCTACAAATATATATGCTTCAAAGTATGGTAAAAAGTATCACACTTTAAATAACTGTCCCTATGGGAAAAGATTAAAAGAAAGTAATATTATATATTTTTATTCTGAAGAAGATGCTAAAGCATTAGGCTATGAGAAATGTAAATGGTGTGAATCTCATGAGACATCTAAATAA
- a CDS encoding ATP-binding protein: protein MKLFNREKEINEILHIIEREPDDIYFIFGPINSGKSTLIREIITNRLDKNKYIPFFIDFRARNIVNVDNFIECLFEVDEKSKVDDFREYAKSLADLLVKGSEELTNYYLGMPIKIPKSFFDKIFNKKDKSGDVYQYIEYLFAKLNEKGKKPILIFDELQMIKEITLNGDRLLLWSLFQFLVTLTKVQHLCYVFCISSDSLFIEYVYNAGELEGRAKYILVDDFDKDTALKFIDFLSEINNIKLTNEERELIYSYVGGKPKDIKYVIEESKFKDLREILNEMLKIEVSKLKYFLEDVKEDNEEFYKEVVKALSLFKENYIIEDIKIPKKIREFLIKKNILFLNPIDGNLKPQSFLVWNAIKRVL from the coding sequence ATGAAACTCTTCAATAGAGAAAAGGAGATAAATGAAATCCTCCATATTATAGAAAGAGAGCCAGATGATATTTATTTTATTTTTGGACCTATAAATAGTGGGAAATCAACTCTGATAAGGGAGATTATAACGAATAGATTGGATAAAAATAAGTATATACCATTTTTTATAGATTTTAGAGCGAGGAATATAGTAAATGTAGATAACTTTATTGAATGCCTATTTGAAGTGGATGAAAAATCGAAAGTAGATGATTTTAGGGAGTATGCTAAATCTTTGGCTGATTTGTTAGTTAAAGGTTCTGAGGAATTAACTAACTACTATTTAGGCATGCCGATAAAAATTCCCAAATCATTTTTTGATAAAATTTTCAATAAAAAAGATAAATCAGGAGATGTTTATCAATATATAGAATATTTATTTGCTAAATTAAATGAAAAGGGGAAAAAGCCAATACTAATATTCGATGAATTGCAGATGATTAAAGAAATAACTCTAAATGGGGATAGATTACTATTATGGAGTTTGTTCCAATTCTTAGTTACCTTAACTAAAGTCCAACATCTCTGTTATGTCTTTTGTATCTCTTCCGATAGTTTGTTTATTGAGTATGTTTATAACGCTGGGGAGTTGGAGGGAAGAGCCAAATATATCTTAGTTGATGATTTTGATAAAGATACTGCCTTAAAATTTATAGATTTTTTATCTGAAATAAATAATATAAAATTAACTAATGAAGAGAGAGAATTAATTTATTCTTATGTCGGTGGAAAACCAAAAGATATAAAATATGTTATTGAGGAAAGTAAGTTTAAGGATTTGAGAGAAATTTTAAATGAAATGTTAAAAATAGAAGTTTCGAAATTGAAATATTTTTTAGAAGATGTAAAAGAAGATAATGAAGAATTTTATAAAGAAGTTGTTAAGGCATTATCACTATTTAAGGAAAATTACATAATCGAAGATATTAAAATCCCTAAAAAAATTAGAGAGTTTTTAATTAAAAAAAATATATTATTCCTAAATCCAATAGATGGCAATTTAAAACCACAAAGCTTTTTAGTCTGGAACGCTATAAAGAGAGTTTTATAG
- a CDS encoding archaetidylserine decarboxylase gives MKYKKFFAIAVCSLLLFTVYFNRDPDRDITKGNNIILSPADGTVEYIKYYKDGNAEVFKDGNCYVLNVSKYFPNGCYIVGIFMSPLDVHVNRAPISGKVVYIKHIDGSFYPAFLDDVEKVNERNIVIIKNGSDYIGVAQISGFVARRCVLNIKEGDYIYAGERIGKIKLGSQTAVIIPTNYTIKVKIGERVYAGQTIIAVKNTNN, from the coding sequence ATGAAGTATAAAAAATTCTTTGCTATTGCTGTTTGTTCATTATTGTTATTTACGGTTTATTTTAATAGAGATCCAGATAGGGATATAACTAAAGGTAATAATATTATTTTATCTCCAGCAGATGGAACTGTAGAGTATATCAAATACTACAAAGATGGAAATGCTGAAGTTTTTAAAGATGGTAATTGCTATGTTTTAAATGTTTCAAAGTACTTTCCTAATGGTTGTTATATTGTAGGCATTTTTATGTCTCCTTTGGATGTGCATGTAAATAGAGCTCCAATAAGTGGAAAAGTTGTATATATAAAGCATATAGACGGTAGTTTTTACCCAGCATTTTTAGATGATGTTGAAAAAGTTAATGAGAGAAACATTGTTATAATAAAAAATGGTTCTGACTATATAGGAGTTGCACAAATTTCTGGCTTTGTAGCAAGAAGATGTGTTTTAAATATAAAAGAGGGAGATTATATATATGCAGGAGAAAGAATTGGTAAAATAAAACTTGGCTCTCAAACAGCTGTAATAATCCCAACTAATTACACTATAAAAGTTAAAATAGGAGAGAGAGTTTATGCAGGACAGACAATTATCGCAGTCAAAAATACAAATAATTAA
- a CDS encoding tRNA (cytidine(56)-2'-O)-methyltransferase: protein MVVEVLRLGHRGDRDKRISTHVALTARALGADKIIFTVEDKDVESSVKKVVENWGGDFKFTVEKNWRRYIREFKNRGIVVHLTMYGANVNEIMPEVRELSKDKDILVIVGAEKVPKDVYELADYNISIGNQPHSEVAALAIFLDRLFEGKTLYRDFENAKIKIIPSNDRKVVIRNK, encoded by the coding sequence ATGGTTGTTGAGGTTTTAAGATTAGGACATAGAGGAGATAGAGATAAGAGGATATCTACACATGTTGCCTTAACTGCAAGAGCTTTAGGGGCTGATAAAATAATATTTACAGTTGAAGATAAAGATGTTGAAAGTAGTGTTAAAAAAGTCGTTGAAAATTGGGGTGGTGATTTTAAATTTACTGTTGAAAAGAATTGGAGAAGATATATTAGAGAATTTAAAAATAGAGGAATAGTAGTTCATTTAACGATGTATGGTGCAAATGTTAATGAGATAATGCCAGAAGTTAGGGAGTTGAGTAAAGATAAAGATATATTAGTTATAGTTGGTGCAGAAAAAGTTCCAAAGGATGTTTATGAGTTGGCAGATTACAATATATCTATTGGCAATCAACCTCATTCTGAAGTAGCCGCTTTAGCAATTTTCTTAGATAGACTATTTGAAGGAAAAACACTTTATAGAGATTTTGAAAATGCAAAAATAAAAATTATTCCATCCAATGATAGAAAGGTAGTGATAAGAAATAAGTGA